The genomic window TTGGATAAGACCAAAACCCTTATCCTTAGGAAACCTGAAAACAGGTAAATCTCACTGGACCCTCTAAACCAGCTGTAAggcagctgcagtacatccagaacgctgctgcttgagtcctgactagaaccaggaagtacgaccatattagtcctgtgttcagatctgtgcactggcttcctgtcactcagagaatagactttaaaacagctctgctggtctataagtctgtccatggtctagtaCCAAagcacatctgtgacatgttggtcccatatgaaccatcttggaccctgggaacctcagggtctggtcttctgctggtgcccagagtcaggactaaacactatgaagctgtgtttcagttccatgcagctaaactctggaacagtcttaatgatgacgtcagacagacctccactgtgacaatgtttaagtccaggctgaaaacgaatctgttcaactgtgcatagaacaactgaaagggttctatctgcactcttctcttttactttgatttaattgattattatttatgttttattatgttttaattgtaattgtgtgtttttaatctgtctcttttccatttttgtaaagcactgtgaattgccctgtgtatgaattgtgctgtacaaataaacctgccttgcctaaatccaattaccaaacaTTCCTTCTTGGATAAGGCCAAACCCTTATCCTCAGGAAATCTCAAAACATACAAAATTATTTATTAACTAATCAGAACCTGAGAATTCAGCGAGTTTGTCGTCAGCTCCGGTGGATCCCGTCACCTTTTCCTCCCTTCCAACGGGCTCTGGCCTCTTTTTGATCAGCAATTCAGCTGGAGGGCTTTCAGTTAGGAATCCCAGATTCCACCGTGCATGGATTTCAGCTCCCGATTGGGTAAGGAAAATGGACGTTGGGATCCGGCTCAAAGGAACAagctgatagaaaaattctgtgatacacgctgagacaaaagacggagtcgctggattctggaatcagaagactttatttggaaggagtcaagtacatacagcaagatgcagcagttgactgactaacaccaggaaatCTAAGATCTTctaaaagaacatgaatattacaaccattggtccaagtgtccaaacataatgatgtcgatcaagttcaccattagcttaggtatccaaaacacagtgatgcatgggttcagtgactgcgTTTGCACTCCTCTGCCACCCACCCTATGGCCTGATCTTCTTTAAGGGCAACAGGCCGCTCTGGTCTGCAACTGGATGGGAAACAGGCAGataggatatgtctaccatttcatCTCTGAGTGGATATGTCTAGACATTCTTACAGGATATGTCatcacaactagggatgggaatcgttaagaatttgacaattccattatcgattttgcttatcgatccaattccttatcaattctcattgggtgagggaataaaagagtacaaacgggtgtgtttgcattaactgtcttttatatttccatctctgcacagaaaatataacacatacagtatgtacaaataataagaacagatacaGATAACACCGGGCCCAGTTCAGGGGAgacgtgcagtgaaagtgaaactaaagaccctttactaattcctctattgccacatgtccactacgtcgaaccagtttgactcggcttggcccgtctcctgttgttgtgcacctcatttcctttcccctaccttcggaaacttgtatttgggtacaacgtttgttgtccacaccagaaccggaaccagaactgggcccggtgttcattctgctgctacattcacaagcgccgctgagtagcgaatcaaatacatgacattcctgtaaatgaatcacatgctgtggacaaatatttgaacatattggagggattccacccttttgaagacatggaagctttgacagtgttccagtggacctggtgtcatgtttttggaccgtttctgcctcaacgccatgttggctacattctgaccaaaacaatgcagcatacgtgtgacgtcattgcgcatccacaacgaaggtggaatcgataagctgaatcgttaagcaggcaggcaaacgattccaaggaattgagctactgggatccgggtctcaaaaagaaccggttctcgattcccatccctaatcacaacCCATCcgtgactcgtgctctggacacctggtatttacagaatATAGTCTAATTGTCTAATATTATAATTTTCTAACAGAGGGAAAGGACAGATATGAAAAATTACTGATGTGTCCTATCAGGATCTGAAGCTGTGTGCTAGTACTAGTGTGTCTGTCATTCCGTGGAGCAGGAATCATGTTTTATGTGACTTTTATGTGGGATTTGGATACTGAGAAGGTTAGAAGGAGTAGGATTCTACAGGGCCAAAATCAAACCACCCTCTGAATATTCAGGCAGGAGTGGGCTGATGCAGGACCCTTCTGGAGGGCGGTTTGGAGGCCTCAGGCTGAGACTGGACCTCTTGGGCAGACAGCCAGCACATCTGAAATAGTGGTGGAGCTGGACAGGCTGCAATGCCAGACATGGTACAAGAATGACACCTAACCAGTGCAAGACGTCAGTCAGTGTGGATATAGTTAGAAAGCATGAAGCTAAGCTAATTATCACACTGCTGCAATATTGGTATCTATACAGAGGAGAACGTGGACCTGGTCGTGACTTGGGAAAAGAGGGAAGTTGGGATGACAGTAggggcttttccattggacatttgcacaaaactttaccgatatttactaaatgtcgaaaaaccagaagtaagtaatgtcagtttttccattaaatcaccaatgcgatcatttctttatttattatcgcgagatgacacgagaagtcattccataaacatggcgacaaatgtaaatatcaggTTGATTTACAGATTTACACAGTATTGTTATAGATTATCCTTCTATatcatactaaatttaaaaatgatttgtttcctggtgtgtccacacataccgcaccatgtttcttttaaaactcttcttcgtcttcccttgttgtaacgtccattttgttttattcacgtgactagttttgggaaaaggtctttccattgcagttttgtgtgatacagctaccatttgtgctatgcctgaaaaacaaCCTCTTGCCGGCGCAAAAACTTTTGGAGAGTTTtgacgaaattgttgtttttccctgaggcaaatttttatgtgcaagctGCAAAGAAACTAGTGTTGCAAAGAAACCAGAAGATTCAACTGTGAGAATATTAGAGTCAAACCATCTCacaactcacacatacacacacacacacaaacagaaagaaacagaaaCCTGTGAAAAGCCACAGACCAACGTATCTCAGGTTGATGCATGCAAACTTGACAATAatttaatgcattataatgtagTGAGTTTATCTCTTATTATCTATCACTTATATGACGTACTTTAATGCACAGACATTCAAAAACCCATAATTATATAATATACTGAAAATACAATGCACTCTCTATTTTATTGCATATTTTGTGCTGATAAATGTGCATGCGAAGGCTGTTTGTGGTACCTGTGACGAGGTGGCTGAGGtacatatatatatctgtatGAGACCACCAGTTGCAAACACATGCAGAGGATTCACTGGTTGGTCTGAAGCCTGACTTTGTGTGTGATGCAACATTTTCTCATTAGCAAATATATTTTGTAAATGAAAAAAGTTCCATTTCTTTTTGCATTTGGTGTGTCAGTTGCTGGTCTGTACTACATTCTTGTGTTGTATGATGGTGCACTTACTGTAAAACCTTTGTGTAGGTATTTTTGTCATCTCCTGAGCTGTtgttgtgactggagccatgaaggACAACGTGCTGATTTTCACTTGTCTGGGTTTACTCCTTCACTGGGTGCTGCCTGTTACTTCTACAAAGGTGAGAGAAACTTTCTTCTGAGatcatttgatcatttgttttgtTCCAAGTATCACATAAAAAATGAGTTTTTATCATCACTTGGAATCCCATTTTTGTGGATGTGGGTGTTAGCTCCATTGGTTGATAATAACctatagcagtggtttccaaccttttttggctcgtgacccgattttaacatcacaaatctctggtgaccccagacagtcaaaatggacttttttttttttttgccaacattaatttgtttttgatcatgcaatactttgctatactatattgcaaataaacattaattttagatgacatttagtctatataatgcaggagtgtcaaactcattttagttcaggggccacattcagctaaatttgatctgcagtgggccaaaccagtaaaataataacataataatatgtaaataatgtcaactccaaacttttctatattTTAGGGCaagaaaagttaatttacattatgaaaaggtttacatctacaaactatcctttcaaaagatgtgaataatatgaacaaactgaaaaaataagtgtaattttaacaatattatgcctcagtttgtcatttacacatgtacattataacttacagatcacagtggatctacaaacacacaaaacaatgagtaacaggcagaatattgttaaaattgtatttacttctcttaagacatttcaggttgttcatatttgttcaggttattcacattttttgcaaaattatactttgttttagtgtaaatacatgaaaatatttacatttacaaagacaaacatttgaagttgtcattatttatattatgatagtatttgactggtcctgcccacttgagattgaattgttctgaatgtggaacctgaactaaaatgattgttaatatcttagtgtaattcttgcatttcacaaattcatcccaagggccggactggaccgtctggcaggccagatttggcccccgggccgcatgtttgacacctgtgatataatgtatattattatggacggagttagaaaaaccaggtgtagattactgcacaaagtgagaatttgattttccttggtcaggatatgtacagtcagtccagcttggatttacaaggctgacaattaatactgaacaaacaagaactcaaactatgaattatgaaagagctgcagcatctgaaactgaccacaatgaacatttgacagataaacagaaccacagtgcttcagtttcagacttacagtttgtctgttatggattgtgattgtcgttcaactcaccatatattttttattagtaagtttttaaaaatttctatgaattactagaaatttcagacgaccccatttcaATTTCAGGTGGCACCAcgtggggtcgtgaccccaaggttgaaaaactctggcCTAATACTGCAGCCTCCAGCATCTCAGAGCTCTTCATCCTGTGGTTTTAAACTAAATGTTTATGTTTGGATTAAACCAGGcatgtcaaacatgcgtcccgggggccaaagggtccagtttggcccctgggatgtttttgccaagtgcaaaaattccacagtcttgaattgaattaagcaaaaaataaataaataaattaaaaaaaaaaataaataaaatagcttgaataaaggaaaaaatcttgaattaagccaaaaaaaaaatcttcaattaagttaaaaaaaaaatcttgaattaagccaaaaaaatcttcagttaagtaaaaaaaatcttcaattaaggcaaaaaaaaaaaaaaaaaaaaaaaaaaatctcaaatttagcaaaaaatcttgaattaagcaaaaaaaaaaatctacaattaagtaaaaaaaaaaaaaaaaatcttcaattaagcaaaaaaaaaaaatctagaattaagccaaaaaaaatctcaaatttagcaaaaaaaatcttgaattaagccaaaaaacatcttcaattaagtaaaaaaaaaatcttgaattaagccaaaaaaaaaaaaaacccttcaattcagtaaaaaaaaaatcttgaattaagccaaaaaaaaaaaaaagcagaattaacaactgaattttttttctttgttttagtgcaaaaaataacattaaattatgaaaatatttacatttccaaactatcctgtaacactaaaatgtgaacaaatatgaacaacctgaaatgtctgtagaaaattcagcccagtttgaactatttgtctgcctgttcctcagtgtttagtgtctttgtagatctgatccataatgcacatgtataaatgagaagttgaggaataatattgttaaaactgcactaaattttcttacatttttcaatttaatttttttttttggatagtttataaaagtaggtattttcataacttaatgtttttttttacactaaaacaaaaatttggagttgtcattatttataggttattatgttattattttactggttcggcccactgcagatcaaatttagctgaatatggcccctgaactaaaatgagtttgacacccctggaataacaacaacagtactGTACTCACTGTAAAATTCCTGAAACTTGAGCACTGTTGTGACTTCCACTATTCAGGGTGAGATGCAAGTTTTGTAAAAACTGTGTAacaatttaggattttttttcttcatgcttTTCTAGATCATCTTTCATCCGCGAGAGGCCAAACCTACAACACAGAATATTCCTTTGGACATGGCTGGAAAGTCTGTTGATGATATGTACTTCAGCTGCTTCCAAAAGATGACAAACACAGtcgaaaaaaaattttttcaaaacGAAATGAAGGACAGAAATTTCGCCAGTGTCTGGAATAAGACAGAAAACTGTGcaaacaacaatataaaaaaaaaacaagatgttgACAAGGCTCTAAACAAAAATCATATGCAAGCAATCTGTCTTTACACAGATGGGGGCAAGGAGAAGTTTTACAGCACTTTCAATGAAGCCGTCCGAACTGGTGGCAGTACCTATACTACCTCCTTCCACTACCACTCCTTCCATTTCTGGCTTACTTCTGCCATACAGATCCTTAGAGCTAATCAACAAAAGTGTCATCCTACATACCGCAGAACTAATCTCAAGTTTAAGGGAAAAGTTAATGAAAGAATTCGGTTTGGTTACTTTGCCTCTAGTTCCTTTAACAAAAATATGACCCACTTTGGTAAAGAGACCTGTTTTTGTATCAACACATGTTACGGCGCTGACCTAAAAAAATATCCGAAATTTGGAGAAATGGAGAAGGAAGTACTTATCCCTCCTTATGAGATTTTCAAGGTAACAAAGAAAAATTCTCGTGAATGCCTACCAGAATGTAAGGTAAGATATACCTTGGAGAGCGCAGGAGTTCTGAGCTATCAGAACTGCAAAGCGGTGGGCACTTAGACTTGTATGGGAGCAGTTATACTGTACTAAGTGTGCTTAGTAAACACAACCTGAGCTTATTTCAATGCAGTTTTAAGTGTCATGTTTGAGTGTTTGTAGAGCAaattgtaaagcaggggtgtcaaactcattttagttcagttccacattcagctaaatttgatctgcagtgggccgaagcagtaaaataataacataataatatgtaaataatgtcaactccaaacttttctctatgtttacagtgaaaaaagttaaattacattatgaaaaggtttacatctacatactatcctttcaaacaatatgaataagatgaacaaactgaaaaaaaaaaaattgtaattttaacactattatgctttagtttatcatttccacatctacattataacgtacagatcacagtggatctacagcagTGGTGTCCaatcttttttgtctcctgaccccattttaacatcacaaatttctggtgaccccagacattcaaaacagagaccttttttggctaaaattaatttgtttttgatcgtctaatagtttgctataatatgttgcaaattattgtcaattttaggcaacatttagactatataatgtacatttgtattagtaagttttaattttttttttatcaattattagaaatttcaggcgaccccagacattcaaaacagagacttttttctttgctaaaattaatttgtttttgatcgtgtaatagtttgctataatatgttgcaaataaacatcaattttaggcaacatttaggctatattatgtacatttttattagtaagttttctttttttttttaaatcaattattagaaatttcaggcgaccccagacattcaaaacgaagacatttttttttgctaaaattaattagtttttgaccatgtaatagttcgctataatatgttgcaaatattaattttaggcaacatttaggctatataatgtaaatttttattattaagttttcttttttttttttttatcagttattagaaatttcaggtgaccccagacattcaaaacgaagacattttttggctaaaattaatctttttgatcatgtaatagtttgctataatacgTTGCAAAGAAACAtcaattttaggcaacatttaggctatacaatgtaaatttttatttgtaagttttcattttttatcaattactagaaatttcaggccaccccatttaattccaggcgaccccacatggggtcccgaccccaaagttgaaaatcaCTTATCTAcagttacacaaaatatttagtaacaggtggaatattattaaaattgcatgtatttctcttaagatgtttcaggttgttcatgtttgttcaggttactcagattttttgtgaaattatactttgttttagtgtaaatacatgaaaacatttacatttacaaagagagaaatttggagttgtgagtatttataggttattatgagattgaattgttctgaatgtggaacctgaactaaaaggattgttaatatcttcagtgtaattttcgcatttcacaaattcatcccaggggccggactggaccctttgacgggccggatttggcccccgagccacatgtttggcacctgtgttgTAGAGTTACAGCTGTATTTGTTCCATTTATCTAGAAAACATCTCATGTATTTTTGTTGGATTTAATTATGTCCATTTCTGCTCTATgtctaaaacatgttttgagtcaaaatcaataaatgtttgatgctgcaaaaaaaaagaagagaatttgcatgtatttatttgtttgtttgtttattatggaTGGAGCAAATTACCCAAAGCAAATTACCCAAAGTGGAAAAATTAGATATAAACTGTTGTTTCAACCATACCTGAAATAGCAGTCATTCACATCcatttacaccaggggtctcaaacatgtggcccgccaaaagttccaatccaatGGGaggaattttcaaagtgcaaaacttccacagtcaaggctgtcgaattcattttagttcaggttccacattcagaccaatatgatctacagcaaaaataataacagcataataacctacaaaaaaatgactccatattttcttctcagtttgatgtgaaaaaaataatattacattatgcctgtaaataatgacaacttcaaatatttgtctttgttttagtgcaaaaaataacattaaattatgaaaatattaacatttacaaactatcctgtaacaataaaatgtgaataacctgaacaaatacgaacaacctgaaatgtctaaagaaaattaagcacaatttgaactattttctccctgttactaaatgtttagtgtctttgtagatccgacccataatgcacatgtagaaatgataagttgaagcataatattgataaaactgcacttatttttctaaggaaatttaagttttttcagattattcacatctttttggtttggatagtttataaaagtattttcataatttcatgttttgttttgttttgtttttttcactaaaacaaagacaaaaatttgaagttgtcattatttatagattattatgctattatttgactggtccggcccactggagatcaaataaaACAGGTAGAAAGAAGccgtggaagaaaacaaaaaacaaaagcaaaacatatacatgacttcatatgcaaaaaggagtgggaggaagtagaccttatttaatcccaccccttcacctcttttttttttttttttttttttttttttttttttttacatttttatctatttcttcttgtttttatacATTCTACATTCTGTGGGCAATAAAGGTTTAAAAGACCATGTTTCCccactgtgcatagaacaacaaACCCTTTGAATGTTGACTGTAAACTGCATGGTTCAGTCTGGCTGCAGTGTTACTACCCTCTTCCACCACAAGGGGGCAACAGAGACCACACAGCCTCATACAGTCAATGAGCTGAGCACCACTGCTCCACTCCTGTGCTCCACTAGTGACCACAGCAACAATCTGTGGTTCTGTGCAACTGTCTCACCAAGTTTACAACAACTGAGACAAGACAAGTTTATGAATACAGTTCAATACATGAGCAAACTGCAGTGTGTTTTACTTCAAGAAATGTAACATGAAACAGGAAATAATAGAAAGTGTTGAAAAGATAAAAATATAGTAGATCTGTGTTTTATTCTGCttcatttcttttcttatctttcctTATCCTTTCTTATCTTTCcttttcttcccttttctttcctttccttatcttttctcatcttatctttccttttcttatcttttctttctttttcttatcttttctcatcttacctttccttatcttatcttttcttcccttttctttcctttccttatctttcttatcttccttttcttatcttttcttatcttttcttatctcatcttttctattcttatcttttattttatcttttctttccttttcttatctttcctttccttttctaatctcatcttttcttatcttatcttattttatcttttctttcctttccttttatctttcctttcattttcttttcttatcattccttttcttatctttccttttcttttctgatctattttcatttcttttcttccttttcttatctcatctttcctttccttttcctttcttttcttcccttttcttttctttcctttcctttccttatctttccttttcttatcttatattttcttcccttttcttttatcttttcttatctcattttttctatccttatcttttcttatctttcctTTTCTAAtctcatcttttcttatcttttctcattttatcttttctttccttttcttatctttcctttcattttcttttcttatcattccttttcttttctgatctattttcatttcttttcttccttttcttatctcatctttccttttcctttcttttcttctctttcctttccttattttttcatttcttctttctttcattttcttctcttctctttccttttcttatttcatatattcttatcttatatttatttatcttatatgttcttttcttatcttctcttacattttctttctttatcttatcttatcttatctctgttCATATGACTTTGCCCCATGCATCACACACCCCATGTCCACCACACATTACAAACACCATGTATTGTTTAGTCAAATCTACAGTTTTTGCATGCCAGCACATTGCACACACATTATTTGGTTACTGATCAtcatagtattaaaaaaaaaaaaaaatatatcatcaaatCATCAATCATCAAATATATCATCAAATCactaactatatatatatatatatatatatatatatata from Sphaeramia orbicularis chromosome 1, fSphaOr1.1, whole genome shotgun sequence includes these protein-coding regions:
- the LOC115429836 gene encoding NAD(P)(+)--arginine ADP-ribosyltransferase 1-like, with the protein product MKDNVLIFTCLGLLLHWVLPVTSTKIIFHPREAKPTTQNIPLDMAGKSVDDMYFSCFQKMTNTVEKKFFQNEMKDRNFASVWNKTENCANNNIKKKQDVDKALNKNHMQAICLYTDGGKEKFYSTFNEAVRTGGSTYTTSFHYHSFHFWLTSAIQILRANQQKCHPTYRRTNLKFKGKVNERIRFGYFASSSFNKNMTHFGKETCFCINTCYGADLKKYPKFGEMEKEVLIPPYEIFKVTKKNSRECLPECKVRYTLESAGVLSYQNCKAVGT